In the Pan paniscus chromosome 19, NHGRI_mPanPan1-v2.0_pri, whole genome shotgun sequence genome, acagcagccacaACCTCCAATGGCTTCCCCAGAATAAAGGCGTAAGTCCCCACCCTAGCCTACAAgtcctcctcttcccctttcctcttcccctcGAGCCCtctactccagccacactggtccCTCGCTGTCCACGGACACATCAAGCATGCTCCTACCCCAGGGCCCTTGCACCTGCTGCTCTGTCGGGAGCTCCTCCCCAGGTCTTTGCATGACTTGCTCTCTCATTCCAATGAGGTCCCTATgcaaatgtccctttgtagagaCCATTCCTGAACCTCTATTTAGCCCCCACCCTCCATCCCTTACCCTGCTGtatttttcttcacagcacttgTCACCCCTGACATATGATACATTCACTGGTCTGTGTTTACTGCCCATCGTCTCCCACTGGCATGCGAACTCCATGAAAGTAAGGACTTCCTGTGCTTTGCTCCCTGCTGCATGCCCAGTGCCAGAACTGTACCAGGCTCAGAGTGGGTTTCCAGGAAATGCACTGAACGGCCATTTACACCCTTCCCTACAGCAGCACATGCACAAGTGCACATGGACACTCACGCCCAGCCGGGAGAgcagcccctccctgcccaggCTGCCTCTCCTGGAGCTGGACTCCACCCTCTGTGGGGGTCTTCCCTGCCCAGAGCCCAGGCACTCCCTCCACAAGAAGGACAGAGGAACTGGTTTCCTGGGGGTCCTCAAGCAGGGTATCTGCTCCCCTCCCTGAGCCTGACTTGCAGGGAGAAGACGTAAGGTGAGTTAACCTTGAGTCTTTGATAACAGAGGAGGGTTAAGGAGGAGGGAGGACTCCAGACCCCAGCACTCATTTTTTGCTATGGGGGTCAACACTCGCCGCCTCTACTCTGCTGATCATTGGCTGCTCCCAGGACACACCACAGCCCATCGCCTGGGCGCCCTGTTTCCTCATTCTTGAATGACCTCCTTCCTTTGGGGAGAACTCTGGCGCTTCAGAGActagttcaaatgtcacctcctggGCAGAGCTTCTCCTCACCCTCCAGACTCCCCTGACCTTTCAGAACTCTGGGTCAGCACTTCCCTTATCACAGCTAGATGTCTCGAGGTCATCTGTCCCAAGCCCTTGAGGTCCAAGTCACagtcacagtgcctggccatGATACATGTCTAGTAAGTTAGCCTGTGGATCCATAATGTCCACCCTGGAACAGGGAAAAGGGTGTGGGTTTGGGGTTGGACACCAGTCCTGGAGGCAAAAACCTAAGGCCATTCCTTATTAGATTGTGTGCCCTTGACCAAATCACTGGGtttctctgaacttcagtctccttttctgtaaaatggggagaatataGTACCTACTTCACAGAGCTTGAAGGGATTAGAAACAACACATGCACAGTGTCTGTGCTTAACTAATAGCAGCTATTACTACTATTACCCATGGGGACAGTGTTAGAGGCTGGACCCTGGCCAGGCAGGTCCAGCATAGCACTTTGCCCAAACTGAGAGTCCCAGCAGTACTGCAGAATGGAAGGGTAGACCCTGGCTTCAGGGGGCTGACCCAgaatgacactttttttttaagagacaggtctcactatgttgccagactggagtgcagtggctgttcacaggcgCGATCATAGGACactgtggtctcaaactcctgggctcaagcaatcctgcctcagcctcccaagtaactctGGGTCAGCATTTCCCTTATCACAGCTAGATGTTTCAAGGCCATCTGTCCTAAGCCCTTGAGGTCCAAGTcacagccacagtgcctggccacgGTACATGTCTAGTAAGTTAGCTAGTCTGTGGATCCGTAATGTCCACCCTGGAACAGGAGAAAGGGTGTGGGTTTGGGGCTGGACATCAATCCTGGAGTCAAAAACTTGGGAGTAGGTTCCCAAGTAGTTGagcctacaggtgtgcaccactgcgcctggctaggaTGGCACATTCAGGGTTACTGGCCCATGCCATCAGCCTCGGGATGGTTGGCTGACTGGCCCTACTATAGCCCTCCACAGAGGGTTTGGGAAATCCCCTGGAGAAGTGGGAGTGTAGGGAGAGGAGGACACAGCTACAGTGACAAATAAGACCCAAAGCCAAAGCCTGGCtctgtttctcctttccttctgaggAAGCGGAAGGGGAAGAGTTAAGCCAAATAGAAACAAGACTCACCACCACACACTTCTCCCCCCAGCCGGGGAGGCTCTGCGGGTGCAGTGTACAGGAAGACCCTAACACACTGAGATCTACttgccctcccttcccccttgtgccaggccctgtgaaTCATCAGGGATGCCCCCAGTTCTGTGATTCCATGACCCCTGACCCACTCAGGGCCAGTGAATCAGGCCCCACCTGCCCTCTTCGTGCTGCTATGTAAACCAGTGAGGTCAAGTTCCCAAGGTTAGTCTGGAAACGGCCAGTCATCTTCCAGGAGAGATCTCAGCCCTCTCAAGAAAAGGCCCCCATAGGGCAAGGGAcaaggggtggggggggggggatggAAGGGAGCCGGTTTCAGCACAGGATCCTCCAGGCACCAACCCTGCCTGGACAAAGCCAGGATTAGCCTCTTCTCAGCCAGAAAAAGGGACACTTATCTTTTGTCTCACTGATGTGGCACCTGCCCCCTTGGAGGCTGGGACCCCAAGGCAGTTTCTGGGAGACATGCAGACCTGGAATCAGGAGACAGCTCTTTAAATCCCTGCTGAGTGATCTTGACCTTACCTCCCctgaacctcagcttcctcatctgtaaagtggagccAACAGGCTCTCGCATTCAGTGGAACAGGCACAAGCTGCCAGATGTGCCGGATTTTTTTATCTCCCCCGCACCGCTCTCCCTTAACAAGTCTAGCTGTGTGAGAGCTCAACTTAATGCAACATGCGGGTTCCAAGGGCCTACAGTATGCTGGACACAGTGCAAGTCCTGGGGTCACAGGACCCTGTTCTGGTCCATCAGGGACTCTGGGTCTGGTGAGGAAGACTGGCAGATAAGTAATACCACGCTGTGATCAGCGCTTTCAGGGAGGAATGAACAAAGGACCGTGGGCTCCCAGAGAAGGGATCATctgacccaggctggaatgagtgAAGTCAGAAAAGCCACAGGGAGGAGGGGCCATCTGACCCTGGCCTTGAAGAGTCAGCATCTATCAGCTGGAGGCAAGGAGGGTGGGCATTACAGGGAGGCAAAAGAGCTCCAAAGAAGGCCCAGCCCAAAGGCATGCACAATGGCCCTACCCAGGGGGCCTGGCCCCAAACACCAGGTACTAAGCCTCCGGAGTATAGTTGCCCCCAGGCATGGTCCCTGCTGGCTCCCAAGTCAAGGGATGCTTCCTCATGGCCAATACAGGAAAGGAATTGCCAGCGTCAGCAGAGGACGCTGCCTCTGTCTTCCTCAGCTCCGTCTCTCCTGTTCCCCCACCCAGCCACCATCTACTGGAGCTCTGTTCAGAGGACCCAGCTTTCTGATCTCTGAgcccactccagcctctgcctccctctgatAAAATCCTCCCATCGCTTTATAGGCCCCATTAACTGTCAGCTCCTCAGAAGCCGCCCCTGGTCTTTTTCTCCCTCTAGTTCCCAGCTCTATACATTTCTCTAGATTTAATGCTTGccatgtaacacacacacacttccagaCTGGTTTTCCTGAGCAGACCAGGTCTGAGCCTTTTTCACTCTTGAATCTTCACTCAATAAATCCAGATCCTGCCCCCAGTGTCCTCCACTccagcattttatttattgacAAAGAGCCAGGCTCTATCAAATGACTAGTAAGCCACTTCAACCATCCTCAGGCAACTTATGAAATTCAAAATCATAACTGGTGAACTATGTTGTCCTTACATAATAGTAataactttgtatttatttattttagaaacaggatctcactctgtccctcacactagagtgcagtggcacaaccatatcTCGTTGTaacttcaaattcctgggctcaaaggatcctcccacacgtaccaccatgctcagctagttttttaaatttttgtagcgatggggtctcactatgttgcccaggctagttgcaaacccctggcctcaagcgatcatcctgccttgcctcccaaagtactaggattacatgcatgagccactgcacccaggcaacTCACTTTAATTTATTGAGCATTCTTGTGCCTAGCACTGGTTTAAGACCTAAACATACAATATtccattcaatcctcacaactcTATGAAGTAGAGACATTCCTAcctccattttacaagtgaggaaattgaggcactgaCTTCATCAAGGTTACCAAACAGGTcagaacccaggcagtctgatccAGGAgtctgtattctcagctactatGCTATTATGGACAGGGTGCTACAGGACACAGAAGGGCAATTAACCTTGGGGGTTAGGCAGAGGCAGCGCTGCCTGCGCTGAAAAACATGTAGAAGGTAGCccagcagacaagagaaggagGAGGTTTCCAAGCAGCGGGGGCTGGTGTGTGCAAAGTCATGAAGATACGAGCAGCAAGGGTAGGCATGGCACATGCTGCAGTGCCGTATTATTGGACCTTAGGGTGCACATAGGAGACTGCTAGGTCAGAtcacagagagctgtgtaaaTTGTCCTAGGGGTTCAGCACATAGGCAATAGAAAGCCAGAAAAAGGTTATCAGCAAGGAACTGGCACCGTAAGACTTGTGTTCTAAAAGGATCACAAGAGTTACAGTTTGGAGACTGGGTTGCAAGCTGCCAGGGCTGGACTGTTGGGAATTGACAATACATCAACCGCGTGGTAACAGAAGAGATGGAGAGGGCCCAAGTTTGAAGGATGTTCAGGAAGTTGGCAGTACTAGGTCACTTTTAAGATGTGGGACttgaaagagaggagaaagtgtAAGGTAATTACCAGACTTCCGGCTGGGTTGGGGTAGAGGAAGAATTAATCCGCAAGGAAAAGACCAGTTCCAGTTTGGACCCAGTGAGCTCCATGTGAAGCAGAGCTGTCCCAATGGCCGCTGGATGGGCAAGCGTGGAGCTCCAGGGAAGGGCTGCGCTGAAGATGTGGATCTGGGTATTTAGTTGGTGTAAAGCTGAAGCCGTGGGGGAAAATGAGACCACTGAGATTCAGTGTACAGAGCGAGGGGTTGGGCGACAGAGGAAAACGTGAAGCGGGACTTTGACCGACTGTCAGAGCGGTACGAAGAAAACCAGGAGACACTGACTAACCCAAAAACGCGGGGTGAGGGAACGTGTCATTAGAAATGAGTGTCAATGGTACTATGCACCTCTAAGAACTCAAGACTTCAAAGGGCCCTTTTAATACCAATTAGGAAGTTATTCACGGCCGTTTCGAAAGGAAGTTGGGGAGACACGGGATGACACTGAGACGCAGAGCTACCGGAATGCGTAGATGTTTTCCTCTCACCCCAGATTCCGACCCCTCCCCATACCTGCCCCTGCTCATAACACCCAGACACCTCACCCTCGCCTCTCCCCTCAGTTAAGACGGAGGCTTTGGAAGGAGATCCCGAACGTCCTCCCCGGGCTCCCCAGGATAGGCGGGGTCGCCAAGAGTCAGTGCTGGAGACCCCAACCCGCGCGGGGCGGCGCGAGGCCAGACAGAGGAAGGGGGCGGAACCTGAGACGCAGCGGGTGTGGGAAGGGTCGGACGGAACCCAGCACGGACAGCAGGCGGGGAAGCGGGTTCGACCGGCGGAAGACGGCCCTCGCACGCCACCCGCTCCCAGCGACCGCTCCGGGACCCACCTGCTCCATCTCAGCCACGGCCCCGGCTCTTCCCGCCCCAACCGCAGTCCGGCTCCGCGGCCTCAGTAGCGCCTCAGAGCGGAAGAAGATCTTCCGGCAGCGCCACTTCCGCCGCTGAGTCCGCCCCCGAGAGCGAAGCGGGACTTGCGTTCGCCTGCGGCCCCGCCCCTTCGCCCCGCCTCCAGCCCCGGCCCTGCGCAGAAGCGGACTCAAAGGCCGGAGTCTAAGTGCCTACCTAAGGGTAGGGGAGTGGGAAGAAGACCAGGGCCGTCGTTATTAGGCCACACAGGCCTGGCACTGAGGGAAAAAGGGGAATTTCCCGAGGGGAGTCCTGTGGGGATGGGGAAATCTTTGGAGGAATCCAGTTATTCGAGAAGgacttccccaccccacctgcctcCGTCAGCCATCCCAAGCAGCAGCTAGAACTTCTGTAGTTCTTCCTCTGAGTGCCCCGAGCCTGCTGTCTGCCAGAAAGACTCCTAGAGTAGAGGATTGGACAGTAGGGTCAAAACCCTAACCCTTGGTTGACCACCGGCCTTCCCTATCAGGACGCCCCATTACCTCCCTTTTCCTCCTGCTTCCCCTGAAAGAGGAGTCTCAGCAGTTATTTACAAAGATTTATTACAGGACGGGAGGGGTTCAGGCCTGGAGTCAGGGAAGAAGGGGAAAGGGGCAGAGCAGCTGGGGGACAAGGAAAACCTGGCGCCCCCGCTGTGTGCCCCACCGGGGACATAAACTAGGCGGCATTCCTGGCATCAAAGCACAAAACGCAACAAAGAGGTCTCTGCCAGTCCATcttccaggcacccaggaggaGCAAGGATGATTAAGGGAAGATTCCCAAAAtgttgaggctgtggagaaaaacgCCTTAGTCCTGGACCCTGGTAGAAGCCGGTGAGAGAAGTGGTGACTTGGAATCCTCCATAGGAAAGTGGGTAGAAAAGGATCTAAGGGTACCTCAAGGTTCTCAGGACCTCCTTTCCCCAGATCTTAGGGTCCTGCCCTGTGGGTCTCCTGTGTCCAGGGGAGAGGATCTGGGGAGTAGAATTGTGAAGGGCAAGTCCCTGTTCCCGGTTTTCTGGATTTTCCTATGTGGGCTGTCTCACATCCCACCTCCCGCTAGGTGAATGGAGGAATGACTGGCAGGGGTGGGCATCAGGCAGCAAGTGCCCAGGTTCTCTGGGCATCAGCCAAAGGTGGGCAAACAAGCAAACACAGACCAGCCTTAGTCTTCTAGAAGTCAGAAGCCGCAGCCCTAGCAGGCGAGGGGAAGAGCACAAAACAGGGTGAGGATAGAGTGGGTTTCTGGGGAACAGCGATGTCCCCTCCACTTCCTCCTGGGAGATGCAGGCTGGGTGCCTATGTGCCAGGCTCAGAGGGGGAAGGGCGCTGCGGTTCCTCCCCAGGCTCTGAAAGGCAAGCAGAGAGGGACTCAGGGCCTGGCCCCACCCACCAAgatcccagcccctcctccccattTCACACTCCCAAGCCTTACCACTTAGTGCTGGGTCTTCCACTTGGTCCTCAGAGCCTCCATCTCTCTCGGACTCATCCAGAGGGGGTGGGCGCTCCCAGGGCCCCTCCAGACCCTGGCCACAGGTTGTCTTTTGCCCAGCTGGGGATGGGAAAGAAGAGATAAGAACACAGGCTCTGCGTATCCATCTGGCTGTCCTGGAGTGTGAGCTAAGTGTCTGATGGCTGAGGTTAAGCTTTCCAGGGGCATCATGGAAGCATGGAGAGAGAACTGGGCTAGAACAGCTCTCCCAGCAACTAGCCATATGGCTTACATAAGTCAGTTAGTACCTTTCTGAAGGAAATAGAAAGGGGGAAATTGTGTAGATTACCTTAAACAAGATGTAATAGTGAATACCCTGCCCAGCCCAGCGCCAGCACCCAGGAGCCACTAGGAGTCATGGTGGTTTATATTGCTCCATCATAGGACTATCATTTGACCCGGTGCCcttctgcatttttttgtttgtttgtttgtttttgttgttttgttttggttttttgtttttgtttttgagatggagtctcactctgttgcccaggctggagtgcagtggtgcgatctcagctcactgcaacttccacctcccaggttcaggggattcttctgcctcagcctcccaagcagctgggattacaggtgtgtgccaccgtgcctggctaatttttgtatttttattacagatggggtttcaccatgttggctggactgctcttgaactccagacctcaagtgatccactagccttggcatcccaaagtgctggaattacaggcatgagccaccgcacccagccacctgCTGCTTTTCCTGAGGGAACAGTCTCCTCTCACCCCTCTTCCACAGTTTTGGAGGGGTCTCAGTGGGGACTGATTCAGGTCTTCCAGCTGTCTCTTGCCCACAAAGGGACTGAAGCCCAGCAACAGCTTTTGCCCCCATGGCCAATCTCCTCACTGCCAGATATGCAGGCAGGAGGCCCAAGGCCTTTTGTTTGTGTGGAAGAGCTGACAGCTTCTAGTAGGGGTGGTTGACTCTTCAGCATTCCCATAAATAATGAGACTAAAAAGGTTAATGGGCCGGGCTGGTTCTTGAATTTTAAATTCTACATCTAAACACTAGAGGGCACCCTCCCACTCCATcctaggaaggaaaaagaggagaaacaGACAACAGTCCTGGAGAGGGCAAGTAAATTAGGCAGCCCTCTGCACCCCAGCAGAGACCACATCCTAGGTTCAAAAATGTAGGTGAAATGCAGGTGACAGGGGTGTTGGACTCTCCTGGTCCTCCATCCCTGAATGTCCTCACACCCCCTTACTGCCATAGGTGGGAAGTCCTCTTTTGGCTCTAGCCTCAAACCCCAAACGGCCTTGGCCTTAATTCTCAGGGAAGAGAGGAATTATTAGGGAAAACCTGATTGGGAGAGGGACTGAGCCAAGGATGGAGGAAGCCCATGTCTCAGGTAGGGCTGAGTTCGGGGCACCCCATGGAGCGAGAAGACAGGGAGGCCCCTGTGGTGTCACTACAGTTTGCGTGTATGAGACACTGAACTAGAAGGGGACGTCCTCGTATACTCAAGGAGGACCCACAGCTAACCCACATGTCACAGGCCCCTCAGCTTACCAGACTGCCTGATGACCTTCAGGACTTCAGCCTGGctgtcctcttcttcctcttcttcatcatcctcctcttcctcctcatcttcctctctTGGATAACCCAGCTCCCGGAGCTCCCCCAGCTCATCCTCCTCCTCTGAGGCCTGGTTCTCATTCAAATTGCTGATAGACTGCAGGTGAGACTCAGCAATGCGCTGCACAGCTGGCACAGAGGAGACCGAGGAAAGCAAGGGTCAGCCAGACACAGCCCATGGATCTGGAGATAGCATGtggcccagcccccagcctcctTCCCGTAGGCCTGGGGCAGAGAATACCCCCTCAGGGGCCCAAGTTCAAAGGCCAAAGTTGACAGGtcagcctgatgggtgtcagacCAGGGCAGAGGCAGCCAGGGGTAGATTTGATCATGTTTGGCTCTTAAGCTGTCCCAAGATGCTAGCCCCCAGGAGGCTGCCACGAGGCAGCTCCCCCACACCATAGGGCACTAGGCTGGGCAAGACCAGGCGGGCACAGCAGCAGCTTAACATTCCCTGGCTGGAGAGCTTGATTTGCCAAGTACCCAGTACGGGAGACAgtgtctcccagcttcaagcCCAGGCAGAAGGCACAGGGCATAGGGACCAGGGCCTGGGGATTTGCCACTTTCCATTTCTTGGGGGTGCCCAGCCTGCTGAGGGCTCACTGCTTACCCTGATCCTACCTCCCATGCGATGCATAGTCCCCACTCCCTGGCACTGCCCAGTCATAGATGCCAATCCACATACTCCTGCCCCGGGCTCCAAGGGACAGAACAATTCCGAGGCTGAGGACATAATAGTCTGCAGCCAGTGCAGTCTGTGCCGGGGGATGCAGCGTGCTCAGATGCGGCCCCCACAATCTTGACCCACATCCCCAGGTTCCCAGCTCCCTCTGCGGTGACCTAGAAAGCAACCCCCCCAGCCTCCAAAGACCTGCTCAGATAGGGCTGGGAAGGGAACAGTGTGGGCAGCTGGAGACAAGTTTCCAAAAGATGGAAAGGAGCAAGGGGTTAGAGAAAGGGGCCAAGGCCAGGGGTTCTGGGGGATGGCAGAGTTTGAGGGGCCACTGAGGAGAGGCTGCAAGAGCTGGCAGGATCTTAGAACATATGCGACACAAAGTTCACAGGCCACAGACAAGATgctgaggaggggctgggggtgggggaatggggagttgctGCAGTTCCTTCTTGGTCTGCCAGTGGCCCCTCCCCTCAGAAGGCCCAGAGGGGTAGAGCCAGGCTGGAAACCTCCGGCACAGTGAGCAGGGTGCTATGCTCCTGCCAACTCGGGGACAGGCACAGAGGGTGCTTTGTATGTGCCCGCTGCCCCACCCAGcccccagctcccagcccagTACCTCCTGCTGGCTCTGGGCAAGCTATCCAGGCAATAAAAGCACAATAAATCACCCTACCCTGACCTTGGGGATGCGGCAGAGCTTCATCTTGAGCCAAGTGTGAGAGCTCCAGCCTTGGAGCACAACCCCTCAAGCTAAGACTTAGTGCTGTGCCCCTCTCTCTAGGGCCCTCGATTCTTCCCTGACAAGCCCCAACCCTGCCGGGCACCTTCCCTTGCCCACAAAAGGACTGAAGCCTACAAAACAGTGCCCTCCTGGTAGAGAAGGATCCATGAGGGCTGTGGGGGGAGGTAAGGCAGGAGAGCAGGTGGCAGCCCAGGCAGCTTCCTTCTCCCCCCGCGGGGGAGGAGAGTTCACTTCGTGAGCCACAGTGACAACAGAAGGTGTGTGCAGCACTTGCGCTGGTGCCCCGTGAGCCTCCCtcgcctcccccacctccctcatgCCTCCTGGGCTCTCTGGGGTCTCCCCATCAATCCTTCCAGGCTGTCTCCTTCTCTGCCCCACTCTGTGGGGCCCCGAACTCCCCCCACCACAAGTCTTCCTTCTTCAGTTGGAAGGTCCCTGGCCTTGCCCCAGACTGGCCACCCCTCTCCTGAtccctttcctcttccctgcCTCTACTCACCTGGACTCTCCTAAGATGTGGCCTAAAGGGGCAGTTGAGGGGATGCACAATTTTGACCACTGCACGGTGCATGGTAGCACCCTGGCCCTAACATCTTCATCCTGGCCTGTTCGCCCATGCTTGCAGTCAAGAGCCAGGTCTTCCCCTCACATCCATCCAGCCTCTCCCTACCCAGCCcaaggtgggagggagagggatTTCTTAAATTCTCTCCTGAGAAGATGACACTCTGTCCCTCATGCCTGCTTTGGGGCCCTTCCACACACCCCTCTAGGTGGGGAGGTCCTTCCAGGTGCTGAGCCACACTGCCCACTTGCTGCAGCTCTGACCCTTCATTTTCCTGTCCTGGGGAAAGCAAAATaaccccttcccttctctcctcccttcccagcctctcctCTCTGTTCCCAACCCTGGCAAGTGGGCTGACAGGTACACCTGTTGACCTTGGCTGGTGCTGGGAACTTATTAAACCCTCCCCCGAACCACTTCCCAGCATACTCTTCCGGTAGCTCTCCCTCCCAACCTCCGCGGGAGCGGAGGGGGCTGGCTGGGCAGGAAGAGCCCCAGGCAGGAGTTGAGGTGGGGGTTGGTAGGCAACAGGGCTTAGTTAGGAAGAGGCCCTCCTATGTCCTTCAGGTATATCTCCCCAGCTCCCTGACTAGAAACGAAGCCTCCTCCAGGTTGGCCCAGAAGTCTCCCTCTGACTCGCATCTCTTTCTCTTTGCGCACCTTCTTCCCTCTTCTTGGACCTGGGATGCCCTTGCCTGCCTGTTAAATTCCTATGATCCTTCAAATCCAAGCTTAAACATCTTTGTGTACCTTCCTtgacccttttctttttttattttttcccgagacaggctctcactctgtagcccagactggagcacagtggtgcgatcatagctcactgcagcctcaaacttctgggctcaagcaatccttgtgccttagcctcccaagtatctgggactataggtgtgcacctcTATGcttagctcactttttttttttcttgagacagagttttgctctttttgcccagactggagtgcaatggtgcgatctcagctcaccacaacctctgcctcccgggttcaagtgattctcctgcctcagcctcctgagtagctgagatgacaggcatgcgctaccacgcctggctaattttgtatttttaatagagacaggatttctccatgttggtcaggctggtctcaaactcctgacctcaggtgatctgcccgcctcggcctcccaaagtgctgggattacagatgtgagtcaccgcgcccggcccgcttAGCTcactttgtaaatttttcatagagatcggggtctcactgtattgcccaggctggtctcgaactcctaggctcaagcagtcctcccgccttggcctcccaaagtgctgggatttcaggtgtgagccaccttactTGGCCCCTCCCTGACCCTTTGAGGCAAAGAGCCCCAAGGGGGCAGGGACCAAATCTGACTCATCTTATTCTGCCCAATGCCCACCAACTTGGCCTGGCATATACTAGGTGTTGAGTAAGTGTGCAAAAGGAATGGCTTGCTTTTCCATGGAGAAAGGGAAGCAGGAAAGAGGAGACCAGTGTGCAGATCTGTGCAAATGGGATGCAAATGGGAGGGGAGGCCAGGGGTGAAGCCCACAGAAGGCGCCCTGGATGAGCAGGGGTGGGAGGTGGTCCAGCACAGGCTGGTGAAGAGGAGCTGCAGGTGGAGTCCCTTGCACGCGGATGCCTGCTGGTTGTCTTAGGCCAGCCATCTCTTTTCTTTCAAGCCCACAACCCGATGTTAAGGCCCATAGCTGCCCATTGCAGCCTCAGGACTCCTGTGTTTTGCAAGGCCAGACTGAGAAAAAATTGGTCTTTACGTTGGGTTGTTGCGCCACGCTGACAGCGGGCTATGTGTGGCGAAACAATCCCTCCCCACTGACAAAAGCTCCCCTAGCGTCTGCCCAGTTCCAGGGATCAGGCGGACAGCCAGGAAGGTCGGTGGGGGTATAGTACCTTTCAGCGAAGGTGGTGTGTAGGCACAGGGGTTGGGTCTCTTCGACTTGAGATGGTGCCCCTCTCCTGAGGCTCTCTGCCAGGGGAAGTGCCAGGTTAAAGGGGCTCAGCAGAGGCCCTTGCCTTCACCAtccctccattccatcccacccATGGCCACCCAAGCAGACTGATTTAGCCACTGCTAATGGGTCCTGCACCTAGGCTGAGCCTCCCCACCCTGTGGCTTTAGGGGGGGCCCCCCATAAGCCGTGGCCTGGTTCAGGGCAGGACTCTAGGTCCTGGAGGTTCCACCCTGAGTCTGAGCAGAGGAGGATCTGCTGGTGGCACCCTGGCATGAGGCACTCTCAGAGGACTGCCCATTGATATGCTAATGTGTCCTCTTGGGTGGCACCCCATACTGGTTGGTTGTCACTGCAGGCACCCGTCCACCCCACCCCAAGGGGCCCAGGCATCCCTCCTTCCAGCTGCCCCAGGAAACTCACCTGGTGGGGGGAGGCTTCCTCCTCTGAGGAAGGCCACCAAAGCCAACCGAACCAGAACCGAGcgaggaggaaaagagaagagggagagagagaaagaatcagAGTTATTTTCCCCAGGGTCTCAATCTCTGGGGATAGGGAA is a window encoding:
- the PPP1R1B gene encoding protein phosphatase 1 regulatory subunit 1B isoform X1, with amino-acid sequence MDPKDRKKIQFSVPAPPSQLDPRQVEMIRRRRPTPAMLFRLSEHSSPEEEASPHQRASGEGHHLKSKRPNPCAYTPPSLKAVQRIAESHLQSISNLNENQASEEEDELGELRELGYPREEDEEEEEDDEEEEEEDSQAEVLKVIRQSAGQKTTCGQGLEGPWERPPPLDESERDGGSEDQVEDPALSEPGEEPQRPSPSEPGT
- the PPP1R1B gene encoding protein phosphatase 1 regulatory subunit 1B isoform X2, with translation MLFRLSEHSSPEEEASPHQRASGEGHHLKSKRPNPCAYTPPSLKAVQRIAESHLQSISNLNENQASEEEDELGELRELGYPREEDEEEEEDDEEEEEEDSQAEVLKVIRQSAGQKTTCGQGLEGPWERPPPLDESERDGGSEDQVEDPALSEPGEEPQRPSPSEPGT